The sequence below is a genomic window from Triticum urartu cultivar G1812 unplaced genomic scaffold, Tu2.1 TuUngrouped_contig_361, whole genome shotgun sequence.
TCAAGGATGACTTGCATGTCGTAGGGCGAGTGCCGAAACGTCGGCTCGAAAGATGCGGTCCTTATTCATGCCTACAAAGTCCTCAGAAACGGTCAACCACGCATCACACAACAACTCATCCTCAATGGACGAGTACCCCACCATCGTGCTTCTCTAGAGAacaacaagaagttcaaaaaaaaaGCTAAATGTCATTTGACCGAACACCCGCCGGGCGTGGTGTCCGTCATGGACGGCGTCGACAGTACTATGGAGGGTACCTGGCTGCAAAGGGATTCCCGGGTGGACACTAGCATAGTTCAAGGCGGGCAGGCACGTGGGTGGGGTCTGTGAACATCCGAGGATGCCTGGGCGACGACCGAATAGGTACAGTGGCGGCGTCTGACGAGGAGGGTTCAAAGgaaaggaggggggggggggggggtgtagAAGTGGAGTGAAAGAAAAGGGACGGGTAGGGGGATTTCAATGGGGCAGGGGTGGCAGAGTCCTACATGGCCGGTGTCCGGACTTCCGCAAAGCCCTTTAAATTTGCCTCTAGTTTGCGAGAAAATGAACGTCCGGACCGATCTGCGGACAGATGATGTACCGTATTGGATGACAGAACATGTTTGAACAACTCGGTCCAAAGGGACGTGGGCGGTTTTAAGGATAATCGTTGGAGATGCCCCTACACTATTGCATGAGCTGTCGCACGTGATTCAGATCATCTAAGCTGTTCTGAGGTACCGTATTGTTTTCAGTTTAGCTTTTCTCATAAATCAGACATATAAAATATTGCGTCCCGATTGCACTCCCTGTTCCCTTTAGTTGAAAGAGGCCAAAGATAAAAGATCGGATCAGATATGATGTACTTCTGGTGCTTAAAATAGCCTGGCATTATTTTCCATCGTTGCTGGAAGTTAAGAGGAACATCGATCTCCATCACATAGTGCGAGCTCAACCCCACCTTTGTGAAAATATAAGAATAATCAAGATATGCTAGTTGTTGGATAATAAAGTGATATCGCCTGCAGATCACTCATCCTATTGTGCTGTACCTTTCCACAGAGCAAACACGTACGCACTAATCATCGAAAGAGTTGGCGAGCTGCACCATGGGTGTTACTGTTTGTGAGTAGTGTTGATTCAGCAGAGATCTTGGCCATCAAGTATGGTCATTACTTGGCAGCGAGGATCGGATGCAACCCTTGCTCACATTGTGTCCGATTCTAGTTTTGCGGTGGAGATTATGCAGAAACAAGAAGATTATCACGGCGAGGAGAGTGCAACGGCCGCAGAATGCACTCAGTTGGTTTGCGATTTTGTAAAGGCTTCGTTCTCTCATTGCTTTCGTGAAGCCAACTCGGTAGCTGATCGCATGGCTGGCCACTCCTATAGTACTAGATCTTCTGATTTTTAGGAAAGTTCAGTTCTTGATTTTATTTCTCAACTTCTTGTAAATGACATGTCTATCATTTGAGAAATAAAGTTTTATTGATATAGAAAAGAACATGTACGCACTAATAATAGAAAGAGTTGCCGATGGTTGCGGTGGAAATGTTTGGGAAATGAGGAGGGACGGGGCCCTACTCGTAGCTGCAGTCGACTTGTCTTGGGTTCTACACCATACAGATACAGGGGCACGTGAAGTGTATGCCAGGAACAGTGACTGGACAATGGCCGAACATTTGGCTGGGACTGAAAAATAGTAAAGAGTACTGACGGCCTGCAATTCTTAACTTCAATCAGCCTGCAAGCACAACACATTGGCACATATACTCTGAAATGTCAGTTTCAAAATGTCAGCTATCCTGGGTTGTAGGCCCGGCTCTCTTTGGTTCTTAAATGATGCTGTCTTCAAGCATGCCCACGACGCCATTAGCCGTGTCCATAATTGGTTCCTTAGAGCAACTCCACCCAAACGGATGCGTCCTTTGTCGCTTTTTGTCCGTTTAGATCGGCCAGACGGACGTGCGCGTTTGTATTTTAAAATGGGTCGGCTTGACCGCCCAACGGAGAGGCCGACCCAAATGTGCCACcatgaaaaaataataataagtTGCACGAAATAAACATAAATAAACATAATTAAATATAAAGTGGCCGGTTAAACGCCGGCCAAAGTCCATCTAAATCTAATAAACATTAAATAAAACATTACAAAAAGTTTGCGTCCGCCTGCTGCCGCCCGGCACGCTGCCCTAGACATCGTCGGCCTTGCTCTTGCCCttgccgtcgccgtcgccgtcgtcggTGAGGTCGATGAAGACCGGAGCAGGGCCAGCCCACCCGAACACCGCCTGGTACCCTGCCAGGGCAGCCTCCTCCGGCGTCTGCTGGGGCGGCGGCATTGCGGCAAGCCGTGcacgctcctcctcctcctcctcaagcCGGAGCGCCTCCGCGTCGTGTTGGAGCATGGCTTCGTAGCGCATCTGCTCCTCGCCGTCGGCCTGCTCCTGGCGGAGCCAGTGCTCCTTCCATCGCTCGAGGTGGGCCGTCTCCTCCTCCGGCGTCGCGGCGAAGTGGACGGGAGGCGCGCTCACCCACTCGCGGTACTGACCCGTCCACAAGTAGGCCTCCTCCGGCCAAGTGGATGGAGGCGGGGAGCGCTTACGCGTCGGCTCCGGCTCCGGCTTGGACTGGACGAGCGGcgacggtggcggtggcggcacgAAGAGCGGGGTGTGGACAGAGTCCCCCGCTGCCGACAGGGCAAGGGCTTGCTCCAGCCCATCCCAGTGCGTGTCCTCCTCGAGGAGGCTAGCCTCCAGCGCGTGCTGCAGGGCCTACTCGAGGGCGGCTTGGTACTCCGCCTCCGCCTTCATGTCCTGCGTCTCTACCTGCGGGGGCGGCGGTGGGAACGGCGGCGGGACGGTGTCAACACCCGAGCGCCGTTGCTCCTCGTGTTTGAGGGCGAACCACGCCTCCCAGTTGGGGGAGTCGGCGGCGTACTCTGGCAGCCGACGCTGCTCCGGCGTGAGCTGCGCGCGGCGCCTGCGCACCTCGTCGTCGTGCGCCCGTTGGGTACGAGGAACCGCCGGCACTGGGATCCGCTGCGGATCCAGATGCCAACGGTGCGGCAGCGTGACATCGGGGTACGACAATGGCTGCATGTACTCCCAGTGCCACCGCGCTTGGTGCACCGGAATGTGCAGGCGCCGGCGACCAGGGCGGAAACGCGTCgccgccggaggaggaggaggggaaggggagcACGGGAGGACGAGGCGCCGGGGGtgcccttgcccttgcccttgccATTGCTGTTGCCGAAGAGGCCCATGGCTAGGGTTTGCGGTCGCCAGCGAGGAAGCAAAGGGAgtggggggggggaagggggcAGATGTGGACGGGAGAAGTGGATGAGGCCGACCCCGCCGCACGCGTGGTTAAAAAAGGACGCTTCCATTGGCTGACGCGTGGGCCCGCTGTCGGTGGTCGTCATAAATAAGTTGACCGGTGATGGTTGGGTGGCCATCAGGTGAGGACGCGGCGAACGACGAAGAGTTTGGGTCGGCCCGGACGTCAGCGGACACGATTTAAGTTTGGGGGCCGCCATTTTTGTCCGTGCCGACCTAAATGGATACGGACGGACGAAATGTGTCGCCCCATTAGAGCTCTTAGCTGCCAGAAGGCCCATTGGTTGTCCGGGTGCGAATGGGTATCTTTAGGGTATCATGCGGCTTTTTTTAGTTCACCACATGAACTCGATTTTTAAAGCTGCTTGTCTAAGAAACAATATTTGTGTTCTCCTTGATTGCACATGGAAAAATGGCAATGCCTTGATTAGGTTCTGGTCACCTCAATGTCAGGATTTGTGATTGCTAACCGCACCTGGCGCATAGTAGTTTCTGGTTACCGAAGACAAAAAGCTTTCTTGTTATAGAAGACACAAAGCTTACAATGACGCAATGATTTTGGTAATTCTTTATTTAATGTTTAAATGCTGTTTTACGATCAAAGTGTGGAAATCTACGACTGGCTGAGAATGCAATCGACAAGCCCTTGAGCGACTTTCAGACAGTCAAACAATGGTGGACTTCTAGTGAGGGTTGGCCTTGCTACTTCAGAAAGGAGACTAACTCCTTACATATGCTCATATGTTCGGAGATTTGGAATGAGCGACACTCTCGGGTTTTTCGTGACAAGGCCTCTGTACCGACGAGGATGGCTGCGGTCTGCACGTTGCAGGAGGAAGCGGAGCGACTCCTTCGCGAGTGTCAGTCAACGGCCGGGCATGGCTGCCGCGTCCTTGCACCCTTCCGCCGCTAGAAGGACagtgacgacgacgatgacgatgGTGGTGTTGCCGGCCAGGGCGACCATGTCTACAAGGTCACCGTCCGCTCCAAGTTAGTGTTATTTTTTTAGTTTCTAGTTGAACTGAAATGCCGTTCGTTTTATGTATTAATATGTCCGAACTTAAGTGAATTCCTGCATGTTTACATGAAATTTGTCCGGTTTTGTTCTAACCCGGTTTGAAATGTATGCGGGCATGGTTGAATGGCCAACTTCAACATCAGTGTGTCGTTTTACGAGTTTTAGGAAATGCCCTAATGTTTTTCTAAGAAAATTGACATCTGGAAACTAGTATTTTTTTCATGAGCCCTGGCATGTACTCCCTTTGCTTCTTTTTATCCCGCGTATAAAGTTTGGTCGGGGTCAAACTACAcgaagtttgaccaaatttatataaaaagTATGAACATTTACAATGCTAAAactatatagtataaaaatacaTTTCATGGTgtatctgataatattgatttcatattgtgaatgcTGATATTTTTAATATAAAGTTAATCAAATTTTACAAAGCTTGATCTTGATCTAATATTTTATACGGGGACTAAAAAAACGGAGTGAGTACGCAGGGGAATAAAGCCGGCCTTTGGTTGGGCGAGCGATATCGCCCCTCGAAGCATCCGTCCTCCCTgttgtgctctctctctctctctctctctctccattgCTCAGTACCATCCCACCTCTCTCCCTCTCACCTAAAAGTCTTGTGCCAGAGATTTGAAAAGATCACACAGACCACTAGCTTTTAGGCGCTTGCCTTGCCTGCGAATTGCTGTGAGCTGCTGAACACTTTGCCCAACCCTCCTTCTGCTCCATTTTCTAGGCAGCCATGGAAGCAGCAGATGAGGAGAAGCCCCTGCTTAATGCACAGACCAATCCTCAGGTAAATCTCTCGCCTCCTCTTCTTTTCTCTCATCGAGATGATCATGAGAGTAATCTCTTCAGTTAGGAGGAAGAATACGAGTAATTCCGATCTTCTCGATCCTGTGCAACTTAGATATTTTTGTACTGTACTGCAGGATGTAGGTTCAGAATATACCAGCGATGGTTCAGTCGATATCAACAAACGGCCTGCTCTGAAGGGAAGTACAGGCCGTTGGAGGGCATGCTACATGATTTTAGGTAATACTATCAAAATTCGGACAGCAATTCATGCAAACTGTACTCGTGTCCATCTACTCCTTTTCTTACATGCTACTTGAACGCATCCTAGGTGTTGAGTTCTGCGAATGCGTGGCCTTCTTCGCGGTCTCGAGGAACTTGGTAACCTATCTCACCACCGTGCTCCACGAAAGCAAAGTCGCCGCCGCGAGAAATGTCTCCGCCTGGGTCGGCGCCAGCTTCCTCACGCCGCTCATCGGAGCCTTCTTGGCCGACACCTACCTGGGAAGATACTGGACAATAGTTGCTTCCCTCCCAGTCCACATCCTTGTAAGTTCTAGTACACAAGATAACGATCAACAAACCTCTTAGTTGCAAGTTGCAACTCTGATAAACACTTGATTCTGTCAGGGAATGCTGGTCCTCGCAGTGTCAGCATCAGCCCCAGCATCTTCCTACAGCGGCGGCGAGGTTCATCGCACCATGGTGTACGCGGGGCTCTATCTCGCcgcgctcggcggcggcggcatcaAGCCCTGCACGTCGACCTTCGGGGCCGACCAGTTCGACGGCGCCGACCCGGCGGAGCTGGCCAAGAAGGGCTCCTTCTTCAACTGGTACTACTTCATGATCAACCTCAGCTCCCTCCTGTCGAGCACGCTGCTTGTCTGGCTGCAGGACAATGTCGGGTGGGGGGTCAGCTTCGCGATCCCGACGGCGCTCATGGCCTTGGCCCTCGCAGTGTTTCTTGGTGGCTCCAGGGTGTACAGGTTTAGAGAACCCACAGTGAGCCCCTTCACCAGCCTCTCCCAGGTGGTCGTCGCGGCCCTCAGCAAGTGGCGTATGCAGCTGCCGGACGACGTCTCCCTTTTCCACGAGCTCACCGGTTCGTCTGAATCAGGCCACATGATTCAGCATACGAGTCAGTTCAGGTACTTCAGATAATGTCTAGATGTTCATTTGGAAACAAACATTTGCACTGAGCCAACTATCCGATTGTAATCTTCAGATTCCTCGACAAGGCTGCCATGATGCTGCCCCACTCGGACAAAACATGCGTGGCGCCGCCGACGAGTTCTTGGAGGCTCTGCACGGTGACACAGGTCGAAGAGCTCAAGATACTGCTGCGGATGTTCCCCGTCTGGGCATCTTTCGTGATCTTCCACGCCGTCACCGGCCAACTGTCGTCGACGTTCATCGAGCAGGGGATGGTCATGGACAACCGCGTCGGCGGGTTCGCCATCCCGCCCGCCTCCCTCTCCATCTTCGGCGTCTTCAGCGTGCTCGTCTGGGTGCCCGTCTACGAGACCGTGCTGGTGCCGCTCGCCCGGCGCTGCACCGGCAACGGCAAGGGCTTCTCGCAGACGCAGCGGCTCGGGGTCGGCTTCGCGCTGTCCGCGCTGACCATGGTCTACTCGGCGGCGCTCGAGACGAAGAGGCTGGCGGTCGCGCGAGCCAGCGGCCTGGCCGGGCAGAACGTGCCGGTGCCGATGAGCATCCTGTGGCAGGCGCCGTCGCACGCCCTGCACGGCGCGGCGGGGGTCTTCGCCGGCATCGGCATGACGGAGTTCTTCTACGACCAGGCCCCGTGCGCCATGAAGAGCCTCTGCGCGGCGTTCGCGCAGCTCTCGATCGCGTCCGGGTTCTACTTCAACACGGTTGTGCTCAGTGTCGTGGCGGCGGTCACCACGCGTGGCGGGGCGCCTGGGTGGATCCCAGACAACCTCAACGAAGGGCATCTCGACTATTTCTTCTGGATGATGGCTGCTCTCAGCTTACTCAACCTGGCGCAGTTTGTGCACTACTCCATGCGGTGTAGAGAGAAGACAGCTTCTTCACCCTAAATAGTGGACACTTGACACGAGTTTAAAGTTTAAATCCTTTTCTATATGATGATCACAATAAAGTAAGCCTCTTCCATCATAGTGATAGATAATCCCAAATGATAAGTGCCACAGTTTGCATGAAGCACTTCACCCTGACAGTTATTACAACTAGATATCTGTATTGAAAAAATTTAGACTTATCAATCTGCACTGAACGGACATGCTAGATATCTATCCCGTCCCGTATAGTAAACGTCTCTTCGGCATTGAACAGGCACGGACAAATGAGACGCGACACTGGCGGCGCTCGCGCGTTGCTTCAATGCGAGTGACAGTGAGGGCTGCGTCCGCTCCGGGCCGGCGTCAATGCAGAGCGACCCTACAGCGggatgaatgcgggcagctggcgccgggcAGGAAAGCATGCGAGCGAGGGAGAAGGATTTAGGGCGGGCCAGGTTTGTCAGTCGTGGGCGTGGAAGCAGCTCGGATGCCCACAAAGCTCCCCTTCCCCAGTTTGCAGAAAAAATGCGTCCGGACTGGCCTGCGAATCGATACAGGACCGTGTTGGATGACAAAATATGTTCAAACCATACGGTTCAAACGGGTGCGGGCGGTTTGAGTGTCTGTGTTGTAAACGCGCTAACAATGCAATGCTACAGCCATAAATCGATCTCATGGACTGTAGCAGTGATGAGCGCCGTGTTCCTTCCTTTTTTCACTTGATTAAACATTGGCCTTCCATATGTATCCTAGTTCCCACGATCAGCGGCAGCACAAGCCGTTAGGGGAGCAACACATGAAGTCTGATTCGTAAGCACACAATGATTTGATTCGTAAGAACAGAACGATTTGATTCATGTATTGATTTGGTTCGTGTCACCCATTCCTGTTAGTAGCACATGGTGAGAAAGAGAGAGATGGGATGACCTAAGCAATTTAGGTTCGTTGCATGTGCAGCGATCGGCCTTCAGCCGGTGTGATATACCTCCGTCCGTAAATATTTGTTGTAAAAATAAATGTCTAGATGTGTTCTTAGTTTTAAATACATCAATTTCAATCCATTCTTACTGCAAGTAATtcaaaacggagggagtactacagaACGGAAAAGAGAAAATGAGAAAGGCCTtcttggttcataggataggaattttataggaatagaGAAATCATAgtaagtgagatgacatgcatttCAATTTTTATAGAGAAAGAGATACTATTTGGTGCATAGGGTAGGAATTTTTTAATTGAGTCTAGGCCAATGTTTTTTTTCCTTCAAAATGTGAAGAATTGATTTCTATCCTACATACGAACAGGAATCCATTCCCATAAACCAAAGGGTTTCAATTTGTTTTCCTTTACAAATCCTATTCTATAGAGTTTCTATAAAATTCCTACAAAAGACGACCTATTATAGTGATGAGCGAAAGGGAAACTGTTTTCccaaataaaatagtgctacTCCAATTTATGCGGAAGAGACGTGGAAATAACCGGTTGCGAACTAGTATTGTAAAGTGACCCAGTGAGTGAGTGATGCTGACGGCGCAGCAGGCAGCTCCAGGAGCATCGTCT
It includes:
- the LOC125527337 gene encoding protein NRT1/ PTR FAMILY 8.3-like translates to MEAADEEKPLLNAQTNPQDVGSEYTSDGSVDINKRPALKGSTGRWRACYMILGVEFCECVAFFAVSRNLVTYLTTVLHESKVAAARNVSAWVGASFLTPLIGAFLADTYLGRYWTIVASLPVHILGMLVLAVSASAPASSYSGGEVHRTMVYAGLYLAALGGGGIKPCTSTFGADQFDGADPAELAKKGSFFNWYYFMINLSSLLSSTLLVWLQDNVGWGVSFAIPTALMALALAVFLGGSRVYRFREPTVSPFTSLSQVVVAALSKWRMQLPDDVSLFHELTGSSESGHMIQHTSQFRFLDKAAMMLPHSDKTCVAPPTSSWRLCTVTQVEELKILLRMFPVWASFVIFHAVTGQLSSTFIEQGMVMDNRVGGFAIPPASLSIFGVFSVLVWVPVYETVLVPLARRCTGNGKGFSQTQRLGVGFALSALTMVYSAALETKRLAVARASGLAGQNVPVPMSILWQAPSHALHGAAGVFAGIGMTEFFYDQAPCAMKSLCAAFAQLSIASGFYFNTVVLSVVAAVTTRGGAPGWIPDNLNEGHLDYFFWMMAALSLLNLAQFVHYSMRCREKTASSP